Below is a window of Chloroflexota bacterium DNA.
TCGATGACAGACAGCACGACGTCTGTCGCGCTGACCGTGTCGTCGATCCCCAACCGCTGGAAGATATCGGCGTTTTTGGGATTGTTGATCCGCGCGATCGTTCGCCCCGAGTGGAAGCGCACCTTCGCCACCTGGCAGATGACGAGATTGTCCTCGTCGTCGCCAGTCACGGCGGCTACCAGGTCCGCTCGAGCGGCTCCAGCCTGTTCCAATACGGTTGTTTCGGCCGCGTCGCCCACCATCACGATGCTACCTAGGTCGGCTTCGATCTCGGCCGCCCGGCGTTGATCCTGCTCGATGATGACCACCTCGTGGCCCTGCTCAGCGAGCTCTTTTCCGAGGTAATAGCCGACCTTCCCGCCACCGGCTACGATAATGAACATCCTCGCACCTCGAGTCCATCCTTTGAGTCGGAAACGCTCTAGACCGCGTGGACTCCTTCGAGATGTGTCAGCGGCCGGAGGTTGGCAGGCTCGGGTCGAGGATCTCCAGGAATCGATCTGCTCCGATCACGGTCGGGGAGATCGCCTGGATTCCCAGCATTTCATACGTTTCCTGTCGAAGTGGGTCGTATATGCGCGTTACGACCTTGCCGACGCCGAAGACGTGCTTAGCGATCTGTGAGGCCATCACGTTCCGATTGTCGCCTTGCGTGACCGCCGCGAAGGCATCTGCTCGCTCGATTCCGGCTCGCCGCAGAACGTCCACGTCGATGCCGTTCCCCACCATGGTGACGCCGTTGAACGAGGGATCCAGTCGGCGAAACGCATTTGGGGAGAGGTCGAGAACGGTCACCTCGTGGCCCGCTCGCGACAGGCTTGTGGCAACCCGCGCACCGACGCGACCGCAACCCATAATGATGACGAACATTGCAGGCCCGTCCTTTGCAAGTGTTTGTGGCGCTCAGCGCCTCAACCAGCGATGGGCTGACGACAGAGCCACACAGCGCACGGCGCGTACCGCAGAACGTGCATCGCTGTCTTCCCGAGGTCGAACTCGCCCAGGGCCGCGTTGTACTGGACTCCGATCACCACGAGGTCGGCATGGGACTCGATAGCCTCCTCGACGATCGCCGTGCCGATGTCTCGCGCCTGCAGGATCTCCGTCTCGATCTCCTGACCCCATTGCTCCGCGGTTCGCTCGGCGTTGTCCAGGATGGCGTCCGCGCGCTCGCGCTCTTCAACGAGGTCCGCGTCAACCGGAAGGGTGCGGCTGACCTGGATCACGTGGATCGCGTAGACGCGACCCTTGTTGCGTTTCGCGGTGAGCGACGCAAGCCCCACGATGGTTTCGTCGGTGCCGTTCCCGTTGACCGGGACCAGGACCTTCTTCGCCGCGAGCATTGCGCCGCCGTCGGCGGAAGACGAGACGAGAAATGGATTCTTCACACGTCACGCGGTGGGCGCACTTCACTGCGCCTCTTTTGACCGACGCATTCTACCTTCGCCCTCCCACCGTGTCAACAGCCGAACTGACTGACCGGAAGAACGCAATAACCCATCAATTGCTGGTCACCCAGTGCCAGTGTAGAATTGTTCAGTCACGCACACTTGGTGGATGAAGCGAACACGAGAGGTCTCGATGGAGCGCGGAACAGTTACGGTAAAGACAGGCCACGCGGAAATGCTCAAGGGCGGTGTCATCATGGACGTGGTGACTCCGGACCAGGCAAAGGTCGCCGAAGAGGCGGGCGCGTGCGCCGTCATGGCGTTGGAGCGCGTCCCGGCCGATATCCGAGCGGCGGGTGGCGTGGCGCGCATGGCTGATCCGCGCATCATCGAAGACATCATGCACGCCGTCACTATTCCCGTTATGGCCAAGTGCCGAATCGGCCATTTTGTCGAAGCCCAGGTGCTCCAGTCGTTGGGCGTCGACTACATCGATGAAAGCGAAGTCTTGACGCCGGCCGACGAGCAGCACCACATCAACAAGCATAGCTTCGTCGTGCCCTTCGTCTGTGGAGCGCGAGACCTCGGTGAAGCGCTACGGCGCATCGGCGAGGGCGCCGCGATGATCCGAACCAAGGGCGAGGCCGGCACCGGCGACATCAAAGAGGCGACACGGCACGTACGCACCGTGATGGCCCAGATTCGAAAGCTCCACGGCATGTTGGACGATGAGCTGATGGCCGAGGCGAAAGCCCTCGGCGCACCCTTCGAGCTGGTACAGGAGGTCGCGCGCACGGGAAAGCTTCCCGTTGTCAACTTCGCCGCTGGAGGCGTCGCGACTCCAGCCGACGCTGCCCTCATGATGCAGCTCGGGTCCGAAGGCGTTTTCGTCGGCTCGGGCATCTTCAAGTCGGAGAACCCGGAGGCGAGGGCTCGGGCGGTCGTTCGCGCCGTTACCTTCTACAACGATCCGGACGTGATTCTCGAAGTGTCGCGTGGACTGGGAGAGCCCATGCGTGGAATCGACCTGTCAACGCTCCGCCCGGAGGAGGTTCTCGCGACGCGTGGCTGGTGACGCCGTGCGCATCGGGGTCGTCGCTCTCCAGGGCGCCTTTCGAGAACACCGCGAAGTCCTTGCCCGTCTCGGAGCCGAGACTGTTGAAGTCCGCAGGCCAGAGGACCTGAACGGGCTCGACGGACTGGTCATTCCCGGCGGTGAAAGCACCACGATCCGCCTCCTCATGACCGAATTCGGTCTCGAGCCGGATCTCCGCGATGCGATCGCGCGTGGCCTCCCCGTGCTCGGTACCTGCGCTGGGATGATCGTTCTGGCAAAGCGGGTGGATGGCGAACCGATCCCAGGGCTCGAGGGCCTTGACGTTTCCGTTCGACGAAACGCCTTTGGTCGTCAGGTGGACAGCTTCGAGCAAGATCTTGTATTTCCCGCCGTCGGCGACCAGCCCGTCCACGCCGTGTTCATTCGCGCTCCCGTGGTCGAATCGGTGGGCGAGGGCGTTGAAGTCCTCGCCCGGATCGAGGACGGACGAATCGTCGCCGTGAAACAGGGCGCGGTGCTGGGAATCGCATTTCATCCGGAGCTCACGCCTGACACACGCATCCATCGGTATTTTCTCGACCTGGTCGCCCGTCTAAAGTCAAATCGTGAACAGCAGGAGAGTCATGAGGCCGAACCCACCGGGGTCGGCGGACGAAGTCGGGGCGTCGAAGCCGCTCCGAACGCGCATCGCTCACCGGCGATCTAGCCTCCGAGATCCCCACGAGGCGACAGAATGGTGAACGCAATGCGCGCGATCGACGGCGTGACCATCGGGCTCCTGCACCGGATCGAAGGTACCGAGCTCACGGCCCACACATGGCCGAAAGCGCCGCCGGAGAACCGCCACCCTACTTTCCTTCGTCTGCTCTCCGGACTCATGGTGAGCTACGCGGGAGACCGGCGGATGGGAGTCGCCCGAGACGACGGCCACGTATCCGGCATGGTCATCGCGCGTTCGCGCGCGACCGGGGTTGTCTGGGACATCGAGCAGCTCGTCGCGCCAAGTGTCGGAGCCGCTGTGGACCTCCTGGGATGGGCCTGCGAATGCGCGCGGAACGCGCGAGGGCGACGAGTGTTTCTCGAGACACCGCCGGAGGGGTTGGGAGCCGACGCCGCGCGCAGGGCGGGCTTCGAGCGCTACAGCGACGCGGCCACCTACCGGCTGGAGCCCGGGTTCCGCCAGGATGCGCCAGACGCACTGCCGGCCCGCCCGCGACTCACCTCCGACGAGCAAGGCGTGTTTCAGCTTTACTGCGCCGCCGTTCCGGCCCCGGTTCGCGCCGCCGAGGCGATGACGTACGGCGAGTGGAAAGCCCTCTATCGTGGCCGAAAGGTCTGGACGCCGAGCGTACTGGGGAGCCGCCAGGATTTCGTTTGGGAGCTCGGGTCGCGAATTATCGGGTGGATGCGCCTCTCGTTCGGCCAGCGAAGCCAGTATCTGGAGATGCTCGTGCATCCGCTGTACGAGAGCTACACCCCGCAGATGATCCGAAACGCCCTGTCGCAGATGAGCGCGAAGGTTCCCGTTCTCGCGGATGTGCGAGAATATCATGCGGGCATTCGAAACGCATTGGAACAGGAAGGATTTCGCAGCGGAGCGGCGTATACCATCTGGGTTCGACAACTCGCCCCCCGCCTCGCGCAGCCGAGCGGCGCGGCCGCGCAGGCCACTGCGTAGCAGGCACTACTGTCACGCGTGGGAAGCCAACCGACGGCTGATGGGGAGGAGCTGATGGCTTACACGGGAAGTCGGAGCGGCGAGCGGGTCGTCGTCGACGACCTACACGCGCTCCTTGCGGGTATTCCTCCCCACATCCGAGAGCCTCTGGACCGGCACGCTCTCACGCCGGACTTGCTCGAGGTGATTCTCGACCTGGGGCGCGAGCCAGAAGCCAGGTTCCCCGGCCGCGAGGTGATTGTCAGCGATCGCCCGGTGACCCAGGACGACCTCGACTACGTGATCCAGCGCATCGGCGCGTTCGGCGACGACAATCGCGCGGGCATCGAGCGCACCCTGCACCGAATCTCCGCTATCCGGAATCGATCGGGCCGGATCGTGGGGCTGACGCTACGCGTTGGCCGCGCCGTGTTCGGCACTGTCGCCATCATTCAGGACATCGTGGAGAGCCGCCGAAGCATCCTCCTTCTTGGGCGGCCCGGCGTCGGCAAGACCACAATGCTTCGCGAGACCGCGCGCGTCCTCGCGGACGATCTCAAGCAGCGCGTCGTCATCGTCGACACGTCAAACGAGATCGCGGGGGATGGAGACATTCCGCATCCGGCCATCGGACGGGCGCGTCGCATGCAGGTTCCGACGCCCTCGATGCAGCACCAGATCATGATCGAGGCTGTGGAAAACCATATGCCCGAGGTCATCGTGATCGACGAAATCGGGAACGAGCTGGAGGCCGCGGCAGCGCGGACGATCGCGGAGCGCGGGGTGCAGCTCGTCGCCACTGCCCACGGCAACACGCTCGAAAACCTCATCATGAACCCCACGCTGTCGGACTTGATCGGTGGGATTCAGACCGTCACGCTAGGCGACGAGGAGGCACGGCGCCGCGGAACGCAAAAGTCGGTTCTGGAGCGCAAAGCGCCCCCGACCTTCGACGTGCTGGTCGAGATCCAGGAGCGGGAGCGCGTCGCAGTCCACGAGAACATCGCGGACGTCGTCGATTCGCTGCTGCGCGGCGATCCGGTCGCGCCGATCATTCGCTTTCGCGATGAGCACGGTCGAATTCGGACCGAGCAGGGTGTTCCTCCGCCCTTCTCCCTCGTCCCGTCGATCGATCGAGACCGGGGGGCGGCCCGTGGCTGGGGCGGGCGGGGCGCGCGGAGAGGGACGGACTACTGGCAGATCGACGACGGGCGCGCCGGGTATGCCAAGGAGTATCGATCTCGGCCTTCGCGCGAGGAGCCCTCGATTCGCGCGCCGGAGCCCGCCGCCGAGCGCACGCCGGCCGCCGAGGCCGCGCCATTGCGCCAAAAGCCGCTCCGCATCTTCCCATTCGGCGTCAATCGATCGCGTCTCGAGCAGGCAGTCCACGAGATTCAAGCTCCGGTGGTCCTGTCCAATGATGTCAACCAGGCGGACGTCGTCATCACCGTGAAGAACTACTACCGGAGAAAGCCACAGCCACTGCGAGATGCCGAGGCGTCCGGCGTGCCGGTCTACGTCCTGCGGAGCAACACCGGCGCGCAGATCCTCGAGGGGATGGAGAAGCTCATGCACTCCACATCCCCGCATCGCACCACGGATGCGCTGCAAGAGGCGGAAGACGCGGTGCATGACGTGCTTAACCAGGACCAACCGGCCGTGGAGCTTGCTCCGCAGAACGCGTACATCCGTCGGCTCCAGCACCAAATTGCCGATCGATACAACCTCGCATCCCGAAGCACGGGTCGGGAGCCGCATCGGCGGGTCATGATCTATCAACCCGAGGCCCCGTAGTGTTCATCTCCATCGAGGGGCCGGACGGCGCCGGTAAAACGACGCAGGCGGCGTTGCTGGTCGACCGGCTCCGCGAAGGCGGGCGCCGGGTCGTGGCCGTTCACGAGCCGGGCGGAACCGATCTCGGGACGCACATCCGTGCCCTTCTTGTCCATCGCGGCGGCGTGTCGATCGATCCCCGTGCAGAAGCGCTCCTCTTCTCCGCCTGTCGGGCCCAGCTCGTCGCGGAAGTGATTCGTCCGGCGCTGGAAAGCGGCGCCATCGTCGTGGCCGACCGATTCGCGGACTCGACGCGCGCGTACCAGGGCGCGGGGCGCGGGCTACCGGCCGAAGATCTGGAAGCGCTGATCTCCGTCGCCACGGGCGGACTCGCCCCGGATCTGACCGTGCTGCTCGACCTGCCGCCTGCGGCCGGTCTTCGCCGTCTCGCGGCGTCGACAAAGGCAGCCGCGGACGGGCCCAGCCAGTTCTCGTTCTTCGAGGAGCTGCACCTGCCCGCAGCGTGGAATCGATTCGAGGACGAAGGGCGCCAATTTCAAGAGCGCGTCCGGGCGGCGTACCTCGACCTGGCGCGGGCGGAGCCAGATCGGTGGCGCGTTGTCGACGCGACACTCGGCGTGGCCGACGTGGGCGAGCGGGTGCTCCAGCTCGTGATGGACGCTCTGGCGACACGTACGTCCCCCTCCAAACGCTGAGTATGTCGCGCTGTCACGAGAACGGTCTCATCGCGGACGGTGGGATCGGCGCCGGTGCGACTCCCCCGGTTGCTACAATTGCCGAAGCGTCCGCGGACCCGCCAATTCCGCGCCATTTGTGATCGAGGGCAGTGTGTGACCGGCACCCTCCTCAACGTGGGCACCGTGCTCGCGGGGGGCGCTTTCGGCACGGTCGTCGGCGGCCGCGTGCCCGCTGGCCTACGCCAGACCCTGATGCAGGCGGTCGGCCTCACGACCCTCGCCATCGGCGCGCGCGCCGCCCTTGGAGCCGACAACCCGCTCGTGCTGCTGGGAAGCGTCGTTCTCGGGGGTGCGATTGGCGAGCTGCTCCGGATCGAGCGCGGGCTCGACCGATTGAGCGCCCTGGCGGCGCGCGCCACTGCCAGCGGGAGAGCAGGGCCCAGCTCAGCCCTGGAGGCCGATCCGACGCGCCGCGAGGTGGGCGCGTTTGAGCCCAGCGCGATGTCCGGGGGATCACCGGGCGAGGCGTCCGGCGGGCGCAAGATCACCCAGGGATTCGTTACGGCCAGCCTGATCTTTTGCGTAGGTCCCATGACAATCCTTGGGTCGTTCGAGGATGGACTGACCGGCGCGTATCAGACGCTCGCGGTCAAGTCGGCGCTGGACGGATTTACCGCGGCGCTCCTGGCGTCCAGCCTCGGCTGGGGCGTCCTCCTCGCGGCCGTCACCGTCTTGGTGTACCAGGGCTCCCTTACGCTCGGCGCTGGGCTGCTCCGCGACCATCTCACCACGGAGATGATCTCGGCGATGACATCCGTGGGCGGCTTGCTGATTCTCGGCTTGGGGTTGAACATTTTGAACATCGCGCGCATTCGTGTCGGAAATATGTTGCCGTCGCTGGCTGTCGCGCCGGTACTGGCGGGATTGAGTCGATAGAGGCTTCGATCGGGCGCGAGCCGAGAACCGCCGATCGGGAATGGAGATCGAACGTGGCGAAGTACATCTTTGTGAGCGGCGGAGTTGTGTCCTCGGTGGGGAAGGGCATCACGGTCGCGTCCATTGGCAGGCTGCTGAAGAGCCGCGGCATCCACGTGTCGGTGGTCAAGCTCGACCCGTACATCAACGTCGACCCCGGGACCATGAACCCGTACCAGCATGGCGAAGTGTTCGTCACCGATGACGGGGCGGAGACCGATCTCGATCTGGGCCACTACGAGCGCTTCATCGATCTCAGCCTTTCGCGGATGTCAAACGTGACGACGGGGCAGGTGTATTCCGCCGTCATCGGGCGGGAGCGCCACGGCGACTTCCTGGGCGGGACCATTCAAGTCATTCCCCACATCACCAATGAGATCAAGGATCGCATCGGACGCGCTGCCAAGCAGAGCGGTGCCGACGTCGTCATCGTCGAGGTCGGCGGCACGGTGGGCGACATCGAGTGCCTTCCGTTCCTCGAGGCCGTTCGGCAGATGCACCTGGACCTCGGGCGCGAGAACACCTTTTACATTCACCTCACGCTGCTACCGTACGTTGCGGCCTCAAAGGAGCTGAAGACCAAGCCGACCCAGCACAGCGTGAAGGAGCTGCGCAGCATTGGCATTCAGCCGGACGCGATCCTGTGCCGTTCAGACTTCCCCGTACCGTCCGAGCTGAACGACAAAATCGCCCTGTTCTGCGACGTCGAGCGCCGAGCGGTGGTTCCGGTGCCCACCGTTGACTCGATCTACGAGGTCCCCATCATGCTGGAAGAAGCCGGCCTCGGCGAATTCATCGTCGAGCGGCTGCACCTCGACGCCGGAGCGCCAGAACTGGGGGACTGGCGAACGTTTCTGGAACGCGTCGCGCATCCGGAGGGTCACCTGCGCGTGGGGCTCGTCGGGAAGTACATGGAGCTCCACGACGCGTACATCAGTGTTCGCGAGGCGCTGTACCACGCCGGCTGGGACTTCCGGCGCGCCGTCGAGATCGAATGGATCGACTCTCAGGACCTGGAAGTCCCCGGCGGCGAGCGCGTGCTCGACGGATTGGATGGGATCGTCGTGCCGGGCGGGTTCGGTCACCGCGGCGTCGAAGGGATGATCACCGCGGCGCGGTACGCGCGAGAGCGCGGGGTTCCTTACCTGGGGCTGTGTCTCGGGATGCAGATCATGGTGATCGAGTTTGCGCGAAACGTGCTGGGACTCGAAGATGCGAACAGCACCGAGTTCAACATGTTCACCCCTGATCCGGTGATCGATCTCCTTCCCGAGCAGCGCGACCTGCCCGACAAGGGCGGGACGATGCGACTGGGCCTGTATCCGTGCCAGCTCCAGACCGGTTCGCTCTCTCTGGCGGCCTACGGCGAGCCGATCCTTTTCGAGCGACACCGCCATCGCTTCGAGTTCAACAACGAGTACCGGCGCCCGTTCGAGCGCGCAGGAATGCGGTTCGGGGGCTTGTCGCCGGATGGACGCCTGGTTGAAATCTCCGAAATCGTGAACCATCCGTGGATGGTCGGCAGCCAGTTCCACCCGGAGTTTCGATCGCGGCCCTATCGACCCCATCCGCTGTTTCGCGGATTTATTCGCGCCTGCGTGGCGCGGTGTGAGACATTGGGGATCGAGGAGTTGACGGCCGACCCGGCGCAGACTCCCGCGCCGTCCGCCCAGCCGTAGCATGCGTGTTCTCGTCACCGGCGGCGCGGGGTTCATCGCCTCGCATGTGGCAGAGCGGTTCCTCCAGCTCGGCCACGACGTGATCATCGTCGACAATCTCTCGACGGGCCGGCGCGAGAATGTTCCGGCCGGCGCCCGCCTGGTGGAGATGGACATCGCTTCACCAGATGTCGGCGCGCTGATCCGCGAGGTGCGACCGGAGATCGTCGATCACCACGCCGCCCATGCCGACGTGCGCCAATCCGTCGAAAATCCGTCTCAGGATGCGGCGGTCAATGTGGTTGGCATGATCGCGCTGATGCACGAGGCCGCGCGGGCCGGCGTCAGGAAATTCATTTTCGCGTCGAGTGGAGGCGCGATCTACGGAGACCCGGACGTCGTCCCGTGCGACGAGACGCACCCCGTTCGGCCGCTGAGCCCGTATGGGGCCTCGAAGGCCGCGGGAG
It encodes the following:
- a CDS encoding NAD-binding protein, yielding MFIIVAGGGKVGYYLGKELAEQGHEVVIIEQDQRRAAEIEADLGSIVMVGDAAETTVLEQAGAARADLVAAVTGDDEDNLVICQVAKVRFHSGRTIARINNPKNADIFQRLGIDDTVSATDVVLSVIEQEIPRQHLVPLLRLRNTDVEIVEAVIGQGSAIAGHRLREIALPSSSSIAVIIRDGSAIFPKADDPVLFGDHVIAFTTSESEADLRSALLGD
- a CDS encoding TrkA family potassium uptake protein, producing the protein MFVIIMGCGRVGARVATSLSRAGHEVTVLDLSPNAFRRLDPSFNGVTMVGNGIDVDVLRRAGIERADAFAAVTQGDNRNVMASQIAKHVFGVGKVVTRIYDPLRQETYEMLGIQAISPTVIGADRFLEILDPSLPTSGR
- a CDS encoding universal stress protein, whose amino-acid sequence is MLAAKKVLVPVNGNGTDETIVGLASLTAKRNKGRVYAIHVIQVSRTLPVDADLVEERERADAILDNAERTAEQWGQEIETEILQARDIGTAIVEEAIESHADLVVIGVQYNAALGEFDLGKTAMHVLRYAPCAVWLCRQPIAG
- the pdxS gene encoding pyridoxal 5'-phosphate synthase lyase subunit PdxS; this translates as MERGTVTVKTGHAEMLKGGVIMDVVTPDQAKVAEEAGACAVMALERVPADIRAAGGVARMADPRIIEDIMHAVTIPVMAKCRIGHFVEAQVLQSLGVDYIDESEVLTPADEQHHINKHSFVVPFVCGARDLGEALRRIGEGAAMIRTKGEAGTGDIKEATRHVRTVMAQIRKLHGMLDDELMAEAKALGAPFELVQEVARTGKLPVVNFAAGGVATPADAALMMQLGSEGVFVGSGIFKSENPEARARAVVRAVTFYNDPDVILEVSRGLGEPMRGIDLSTLRPEEVLATRGW
- the pdxT gene encoding pyridoxal 5'-phosphate synthase glutaminase subunit PdxT, with protein sequence MAGDAVRIGVVALQGAFREHREVLARLGAETVEVRRPEDLNGLDGLVIPGGESTTIRLLMTEFGLEPDLRDAIARGLPVLGTCAGMIVLAKRVDGEPIPGLEGLDVSVRRNAFGRQVDSFEQDLVFPAVGDQPVHAVFIRAPVVESVGEGVEVLARIEDGRIVAVKQGAVLGIAFHPELTPDTRIHRYFLDLVARLKSNREQQESHEAEPTGVGGRSRGVEAAPNAHRSPAI
- a CDS encoding R3H domain-containing nucleic acid-binding protein, with the translated sequence MAYTGSRSGERVVVDDLHALLAGIPPHIREPLDRHALTPDLLEVILDLGREPEARFPGREVIVSDRPVTQDDLDYVIQRIGAFGDDNRAGIERTLHRISAIRNRSGRIVGLTLRVGRAVFGTVAIIQDIVESRRSILLLGRPGVGKTTMLRETARVLADDLKQRVVIVDTSNEIAGDGDIPHPAIGRARRMQVPTPSMQHQIMIEAVENHMPEVIVIDEIGNELEAAAARTIAERGVQLVATAHGNTLENLIMNPTLSDLIGGIQTVTLGDEEARRRGTQKSVLERKAPPTFDVLVEIQERERVAVHENIADVVDSLLRGDPVAPIIRFRDEHGRIRTEQGVPPPFSLVPSIDRDRGAARGWGGRGARRGTDYWQIDDGRAGYAKEYRSRPSREEPSIRAPEPAAERTPAAEAAPLRQKPLRIFPFGVNRSRLEQAVHEIQAPVVLSNDVNQADVVITVKNYYRRKPQPLRDAEASGVPVYVLRSNTGAQILEGMEKLMHSTSPHRTTDALQEAEDAVHDVLNQDQPAVELAPQNAYIRRLQHQIADRYNLASRSTGREPHRRVMIYQPEAP
- the tmk gene encoding dTMP kinase encodes the protein MFISIEGPDGAGKTTQAALLVDRLREGGRRVVAVHEPGGTDLGTHIRALLVHRGGVSIDPRAEALLFSACRAQLVAEVIRPALESGAIVVADRFADSTRAYQGAGRGLPAEDLEALISVATGGLAPDLTVLLDLPPAAGLRRLAASTKAAADGPSQFSFFEELHLPAAWNRFEDEGRQFQERVRAAYLDLARAEPDRWRVVDATLGVADVGERVLQLVMDALATRTSPSKR
- a CDS encoding DUF554 domain-containing protein — encoded protein: MTGTLLNVGTVLAGGAFGTVVGGRVPAGLRQTLMQAVGLTTLAIGARAALGADNPLVLLGSVVLGGAIGELLRIERGLDRLSALAARATASGRAGPSSALEADPTRREVGAFEPSAMSGGSPGEASGGRKITQGFVTASLIFCVGPMTILGSFEDGLTGAYQTLAVKSALDGFTAALLASSLGWGVLLAAVTVLVYQGSLTLGAGLLRDHLTTEMISAMTSVGGLLILGLGLNILNIARIRVGNMLPSLAVAPVLAGLSR
- a CDS encoding CTP synthase, whose protein sequence is MAKYIFVSGGVVSSVGKGITVASIGRLLKSRGIHVSVVKLDPYINVDPGTMNPYQHGEVFVTDDGAETDLDLGHYERFIDLSLSRMSNVTTGQVYSAVIGRERHGDFLGGTIQVIPHITNEIKDRIGRAAKQSGADVVIVEVGGTVGDIECLPFLEAVRQMHLDLGRENTFYIHLTLLPYVAASKELKTKPTQHSVKELRSIGIQPDAILCRSDFPVPSELNDKIALFCDVERRAVVPVPTVDSIYEVPIMLEEAGLGEFIVERLHLDAGAPELGDWRTFLERVAHPEGHLRVGLVGKYMELHDAYISVREALYHAGWDFRRAVEIEWIDSQDLEVPGGERVLDGLDGIVVPGGFGHRGVEGMITAARYARERGVPYLGLCLGMQIMVIEFARNVLGLEDANSTEFNMFTPDPVIDLLPEQRDLPDKGGTMRLGLYPCQLQTGSLSLAAYGEPILFERHRHRFEFNNEYRRPFERAGMRFGGLSPDGRLVEISEIVNHPWMVGSQFHPEFRSRPYRPHPLFRGFIRACVARCETLGIEELTADPAQTPAPSAQP